In Choloepus didactylus isolate mChoDid1 chromosome 6, mChoDid1.pri, whole genome shotgun sequence, one DNA window encodes the following:
- the LOC119536866 gene encoding olfactory receptor 4B1, with amino-acid sequence MASTNNITELIFTGLFQDPGVQRVCFVVFLPVYLATVVGNGLIILTVSISKSLHSPMYFFLSYLSLVEINYSSTVVPKFITDLLIKIKTISLEGCLAQIFFFHFFGVTETLLLVVMAYDHYVAICKPLHYMTIMNHQLCHVLVAGSWLGGFLHSVIQILVTIKLPFCGPNVIDHYFCDLQPLFKLACTDTFVEGAIVLVNSGIIGLCSFFILVSSYIIILVHLRNHSAEGRRKALSTCAAHIVVVILFFGPVIFLYMRPSSTFTEDKLVAVFYTVITPMLNPIIYTLRNAEVKNAMRRLWGKKENSGI; translated from the coding sequence ATGGCCAGTACAAACAATATAACTGAGTTAATTTTTACTGGCCTTTTCCAGGATCCAGGGGTGCAGAGAGTGTGCTTTGTGGTGTTTCTTCCCGTGTACCTGGCCACGGTGGTGGGCAATGGCCTCATCATCCTGACAGTCAGCAtcagcaagagtctgcattcccccatgtacttcttccttagCTACCTGTCCCTAGTGGAGATCAATTACTCCTCTACTGTTGTTCCTAAATTCATCACAGATTTACTCATCAAGATTAAGACCATCTCCCTGGAGGGCTGTCTGGCTCAAATCTTCTTCTTCCACTTCTTTGGGGTCACTGAGACCCTTTTGCTGGTGGTGATGGCTTATGAccactatgtggccatctgcaagcCTCTTCATTACATGACCATTATGAACCATCAACTGTGTCATGTACTAGTTGCTGGTTCCTGGCTGGGGGGCTTTTTACACTCTGTAATTCAGATTCTTGTCACCATCAAATTGCCCTTCTGTGGTCCCAACGTGATTGACCACTATTTTTGTGACCTCCAGCCATTATTCAAGCTTGCATGCACTGACACCTTTGTGGAGGGGGCTATTGTGTTGGTCAATAGTGGCATAATTGGCCTGTGCTCCTTCTTCATCTTGGTGTCTTCCTATATCATCATCCTGGTCCACTTGAGGAACCATTCTGCAGAGGGGAGGCGCAAAGCCCTCTCCACCTGTGCCGCCCACATTGTGGTGGTCATCTTGTTCTTTGGACCTGTCATCTTCCTCTACATGAGGCCATCTTCCACCTTCACTGAGGACAAACTGGTGGCTGTGTTCTATACAGTGATCACCCCCATGCTGAACCCCATCATCTACACACTCAGAAATGCAGAGGTGAAAAATGCCATGAGGAGATTGTGGGGCAAGAAAGAGAACTCAGGGATATag